CGGACAAAGAATTATTGAAGGGGAGGAAGATGATGTGGGTTTAGGGGATTTAATATTGAACACACGATGGGTGGCGATAAAGGAAGGAGAAACACGCCCTGCAGTTGCCCTTCGATTGGCTTTAAAGGTTCCAACAGGAGATACCGCAAAATCTTTTGGAAGCGGGGACCCGGATGTGGGGTTGGGTTTAGCCGTCCAAAAGGGATTTGGAAAAAAGTGGGTATGGTATTCCAACGTGAACGGTGTATTCCCAACGGGTGATTTTATGGATACGGGCCTCGATTTGGCCCCTTTTTTTAGCGGAATGTTAGCCATGGAATATCGGCCAATTCCACGTTTTTCCATTTTGACACAGTTTGAATACTTTTCCACCCCCTTTCACGGGATAAACTCCCCTATTCTGGAAGATGGTGTGGGTGAAATTACCGCTGGAATTAGCTACCTGATCAGAGAGAATTTCCTGTTTCAAATGGGTGGAACGGAAAACTTTACGGATCCCTTCCCAGATGGCAGTTC
The Nitrospiria bacterium genome window above contains:
- a CDS encoding DUF3187 family protein, which gives rise to MKHWILMGLSIFIFSACQVEAFDPEWGHGPLPARNYAPVANHFLNMVATPAKTLSKNQWQIKTEFVESNAILLEETPEVNGVIKHETLRFSLNVNYGLTDRFQIGVEVPAFYRFDGFLNSFIESVEDAFAHLNPSRVKLINNEFDYRIDLNGQRIIEGEEDDVGLGDLILNTRWVAIKEGETRPAVALRLALKVPTGDTAKSFGSGDPDVGLGLAVQKGFGKKWVWYSNVNGVFPTGDFMDTGLDLAPFFSGMLAMEYRPIPRFSILTQFEYFSTPFHGINSPILEDGVGEITAGISYLIRENFLFQMGGTENFTDPFPDGSSADFSFFVTFGYQFEREG